A single region of the Streptomyces virginiae genome encodes:
- a CDS encoding serine/threonine-protein kinase — protein sequence MESLRPGDPSEIGGYRLLARLGSGGMGEVFLARTASGRALALKTVHRELSRDADFAERFDREIRTSDRVRSPWTVSVVDFSPPGASPQWLATEYVPAPSLADWVHGWGPLDAPAVRRLGQELSAALVSVRAADVVHRDIKPANVLLGAERPFLIDFGIARTVHDPRHTRTGTVIGTPGFLAPEQATGTIAGAAADVFSLAAVLVYAATGRSPFLGQGEELDLPALLYRIVHDEPRLEGVPEPLRALLQDCLAKDPRQRPDPQEIAARLGDGPEPAWRSTAPQSLVAETDRRATELHRLLTLPNTTGTDHSAPPAPTHAPVPLPPPPPLPLPSAGAGMPAGAATPAYSPAPAPRRGSGRAVLRSRTAGAAAGAAAVAAAIALALWLPGALQGGNGDGDGGDGGRGTPAPSTPAQSTGAVGALPATWAGTWTGVGPGTPDADGVSRARTGQFTVTVTLNGGAVGELVGRQVSIVHETVSGQNLGCTEALQLRQVRGDNAVFEAATSHPTDPSAAIQCPRGNLYVLTKADTDRLTLEIEGSQSTGAPTSLTRQP from the coding sequence ATGGAGTCATTGCGGCCCGGAGACCCGTCGGAGATCGGCGGGTACCGTCTGCTGGCGCGGCTCGGGTCGGGTGGCATGGGCGAGGTGTTCCTCGCCCGAACGGCCTCCGGACGGGCACTCGCCCTCAAGACCGTTCACCGGGAACTCAGCCGGGACGCGGACTTCGCCGAACGCTTCGACCGCGAGATACGCACCAGCGACCGGGTGCGGTCCCCGTGGACGGTGTCGGTGGTGGACTTCAGCCCGCCCGGGGCGTCCCCGCAATGGCTGGCGACCGAATACGTACCCGCTCCGTCCCTGGCGGACTGGGTGCACGGCTGGGGCCCGCTGGATGCACCCGCCGTCCGACGTCTGGGGCAGGAACTGTCCGCGGCACTGGTGAGTGTGCGCGCCGCCGACGTCGTCCACCGTGACATCAAGCCCGCGAATGTGCTTCTCGGTGCTGAACGTCCCTTCCTCATCGATTTCGGAATCGCCCGCACCGTCCACGACCCGCGACACACCCGCACGGGCACGGTCATCGGCACACCCGGCTTCCTCGCACCCGAGCAGGCCACCGGCACGATCGCCGGAGCTGCGGCCGACGTGTTCTCCCTCGCCGCGGTCCTCGTGTACGCGGCGACCGGCCGCAGCCCTTTCCTCGGCCAGGGCGAGGAACTCGATCTCCCCGCCCTCCTGTATCGGATCGTGCACGACGAACCGCGACTCGAAGGCGTACCCGAGCCACTACGCGCCCTGCTCCAGGACTGCCTCGCCAAGGACCCGCGACAACGCCCCGACCCGCAAGAGATCGCAGCCCGCCTCGGCGACGGCCCCGAACCGGCCTGGCGATCGACCGCACCGCAGAGCCTGGTGGCCGAAACCGACCGCCGGGCGACCGAACTCCACCGACTCCTCACCCTCCCGAACACCACCGGGACGGACCACAGCGCTCCCCCCGCACCCACCCACGCTCCTGTGCCGCTGCCACCGCCACCACCCCTTCCGCTGCCGTCGGCCGGGGCGGGGATGCCCGCGGGCGCCGCCACCCCGGCGTACTCCCCCGCCCCGGCCCCCAGGCGCGGGAGCGGACGGGCGGTCCTGCGCTCGCGGACGGCCGGGGCCGCAGCGGGCGCGGCCGCCGTCGCCGCAGCCATCGCACTCGCGCTATGGCTCCCCGGAGCGCTTCAGGGCGGGAACGGCGATGGGGACGGCGGGGACGGCGGGCGCGGAACACCCGCACCGAGCACCCCCGCGCAGTCGACGGGGGCGGTGGGGGCGCTGCCCGCCACATGGGCCGGTACGTGGACGGGCGTCGGACCCGGAACGCCGGACGCGGACGGCGTGTCCCGAGCCAGGACCGGTCAGTTCACGGTCACCGTCACCCTCAACGGCGGGGCGGTGGGCGAACTCGTCGGGCGCCAGGTCAGCATCGTCCACGAGACCGTCAGCGGACAGAACCTCGGGTGCACCGAAGCCCTCCAACTACGACAGGTCCGTGGCGACAACGCTGTGTTCGAAGCCGCCACCAGCCACCCCACCGACCCCTCCGCCGCGATCCAGTGCCCCCGGGGCAACCTCTACGTACTGACCAAGGCCGACACCGACCGACTCACCCTCGAAATCGAAGGCAGCCAATCCACCGGCGCACCCACCAGCCTCACCCGCCAACCATGA